A window from Salvelinus fontinalis isolate EN_2023a chromosome 8, ASM2944872v1, whole genome shotgun sequence encodes these proteins:
- the LOC129861104 gene encoding nuclear receptor coactivator 6-like isoform X2, which translates to MAHQHLPLELPQWTAVPDGDPESDSDRDSGVGEDAGSHRGNDISHRQDGVRERGGEGDFTIFVAFQGNMDDEDLQEKLDNILNRMPSMLELDSDRLQPQHVEPWNSVRVTFNIPREAAERLRLLAQNNQQQLRDLGILSVQIEGEGAINVAMGQNRGQEVRVNGPIGAPGQMRMDVGFPGQPGPGGMRMSNPSMVPPGPGMSGQAMVPSSSGQMHPRPPSQTDAMDPMMSLQQQQLQHPQAGPHSQGPMPPQAAHHIQVMQAGRQLNPAALQQLQQAQQQAQLSQLGGPRPPFNPSGQMPVPSGWNQLPSGVLQPPPAQGGPMGPAAWRKAPPQVQMGQRPPSLATVQTPSHPPPPYPFGSQQAGQVFNAMGQLQQQQQSGAGQFAAPQPKGPQGVLGGVAGLPRPHLPQSAGPQGNLTAKSPGSSSSPFQQGSPGTPPMMGQAQLGPRSMAPQGFPQGVGSPGRVVMGQQGNMQQGFIGMPQHGQPGPQVHQGGMGGMPKRLPMGFPSVSGNQNFAQGQVTSAPGTPGGGANPQPQSSQTMAHTGAQSSASTPNTMQGPSHSQPNVMGLHSGMAGQPQGTNSGPSMSQPQPGLQSQMMDLQGQPVSSSPSQMVQGGGQGQTVLSRPLNPGQRGGMTPPKQLMPQQGQGQMIGGPGHQAMLLQQQQQNSMMEQMQQMQGNKQAFGLKGQAGVMPGQMMRGPSPNVPGNMAQFQQPQVGQQQQQMTPQQQHQQQQQMAQLQQLQQLQLQQLQQQQQQQQQQQQMTQQQPQQVPIGGNPNQAMGMQGQQMRLPSGHPLVQQQLQQQQLQQKQAMLQQQQQQAAQQHPHALGDPSGATGDMGGVQQMLPDMQVQQQGMMGIGVPQHMQVGNGHFPGHGMNFNPQFGGQMPMGGPCAQAGGFPVNKDVTLTSPLLVNLLQSDISASQFGPGGKQAAGGPGQAKPKKKKPPRKKKPKVGEGQQPVEGLGGLDVGAGLEDPELPGLSGEQGVGMDPSGPKLSDFTNRPAGFPGQPGDQRVLQQVPMQFMQQQQQQQQQQQQQQQQQQQQQQQQQQQQQQQQQQQQQQQQQQQQQQQQQQQQQQQQQQQQHQMQHMQQQQMQQLQQQQMQQLQQQQMQGLQVPAGQQQGVAGAQGPTQVQPQMHPHQLQQQQQQQQMLMIMKMQQEQAKSRMPLPPGGQHPPRGMLNPGEAQRIPGSQQGNMPVMINLQGHGGVPPSPDKPRGMPLIVNPQMAGAARRMSHPEAGQGTGAEESPGAANSLQDRPGGQEMGMPPGNGAQQMLVNQGPNTHMMKQGPGPSPQHPGASPQQQMPPQPQQVGPMPGLHFPNVPTTSQSSRPKTPNRASPRPYHHPLTPTNRPPSTEPSEINLSPERLNASIAGLFPPKINIPLPPRQPNLSRGFDQQGGLNPTTLKAIGQAPPSLTLPSNNGSGVGNSNNGQQSFPTGSGAANSGQGKPDKQPGGGQAKRANPSNGRRSSPASSRKVTNPSSGRQKWTKITLTSPSHQQQMVNPQTGQTMMLSPTPVPPSPVTLPPAAGVGLEPQQIQTPFQVMQGNPAEMPREGQGMAGVEHQQMPQPLRELSAPRMASPRVATPQEAKAGLEQTVAIVARQPVQSTPQQVSGSEASPSLNQLLDNAATPSVHPRPTLIAPAGDAACKESSKASIVSENLSSVFQSSNAVATAAVNDPEANPKPSSTPSPKLPNLVGNPNLQRNANTNLNANPGPSPNLNPTDSPNVNSISSPSAKPSTPSPNLNPTITHSPTLNPTPSFSVSVGASVSHSSPLPNITSSPKPNPNPAISPKPTPSPKPNPNPAISPKPTPSPKPNPNPAISPKPNPNPAVGPKPTPSPKPSTNIPTVLQIPASSATIFPNQISYTPAPTPQAPPGVISAMVAMPKKNIRPQQSSQQTRGPHPQFITTPVFNTGTPIFHVPTVSVAPNATVVSQPVTMVKPIQVSTTNIQLTAAPTQAQAPASTQAAVVSVASYQPARTLVGQVQMATRRASPVPVSTLPRPQQQKPGNPKSETPGEAPPGQKLSPPVGQPSPHPSLSPTALASASSSVQQPLASPPPCSSPGAPASARKSPMSPPLPAEGKPAQGKPAEGKPAQASGSAPPVGNRPDYQQVAEARAAQPLEGTSQPQRGPNWAVPPHAFPPPPASVIQTRTTVSGAQTRTTVSGAQTRTTAAAVPLKVTTPPVSAPTPVLAQSAAPAQSCLPASTTTTPPPVSVPVTTRTSTTAPVPTPATSLPAPSSASVPSPSPSTSPVAAAPGPPGPSPAISSLVAPTPTGAQPAPTAMEPPSQPAPLEPPALAGNTPVSVQPEPLQQEEPVATEKTAEVATVTEQGWAKKRKTPVNLVPRAAVEKPKGPSRRSSRAEKEVEEETVADGVQRKRPARPGASAMVAAKETGASPTQAKRRKSK; encoded by the exons ATGGCACATCAACACCTCCCATTGGAGCTTCCCCAGTGGACAGCAGTCCCAGATGGGGACCCTGAATCAGATTCTGACCGGGACTCAGGAGTCGGAGAAGATGCCGGCAGTCACCGTGGCAATGACATCTCACACCGTCAGGATGGAGTTCGAGAGcgaggcggagagggggatttCACTATCTTTGTTGCCTTTCAAGGAAATATGGATGACGAGGACTTACAAGAGAAACTTGACAACATCCTTAACAGGATGCCTAGTATGCTTGAACTAG ATTCTGATAGACTCCAGCCCCAGCATGTGGAGCCATGGAACAGTGTGCGTGTCACCTTTAACATTCCCCGGGAAGCAGCGGAGCGCCtcaggctgctggcccagaacaACCAGCAGCAGCTCCGAGACCTGGGCATCCTCTCTGTACAGATAGAAG GTGAAGGAGCCATCAACGTGGCCATGGGGCAGAacagaggtcaggaggtcagagtGAACGGACCAATCGGCGCGCCCGGACAGATGAGGATGGATGTGGGATTCCCAGGACAACCAGGCCCAG GAGGCATGAGAATGAGCAACCCATCGATGGTCCCCCCTGGCCCCGGTATGTCTGGCCAGGCCATGGTCCCCAGCAGCAGTGGCCAGATGCACCCCAGACCCCCTTCGCAGACTG ATGCAATGGACCCCATGATGTCCTTACAACAGCAGCAGCTTCAGCATCCCCAGGCTGGCCCCCACAGCCAAGGTCCCATGCCCCCCCAGGCTGCTCACCACATTCAG GTCATGCAGGCAGGGCGGCAGCTCAACCCAGCCGCCCTCCAGCAGCTGCAGCAGGCTCAGCAACAGGCCCAGCTCTCCCAGCTTGGTGGCCCCCGTCCCCCTTTCAATCCCTCCGGCCAGATGCCTGTACCCTCCGGCTGGAACCAGCTCCCCTCAGGGGTCCTCCAGCCCCCTCCAGCCCAGGGAGGACCCATGGGCCCAGCAGCCTGGAGGAAGGCCCCTCCCCAAGTCCAGATGGGTCAACGTCCCCCCTCCCTGGCTACGGTGCAGACCCCCAGCCACCCTCCACCTCCGTACCCGTTTGGTAGCCAGCAGGCTGGCCAGGTGTTTAATGCTATGGGGCAGCTCCAGCAACAGCAGCAGTCAGGGGCTGGTCAATTTGCAGCCCCCCAACCTAAAGGTCCCCAAGGTGTGCTTGGAGGGGTGGCAGGACTCCCTAGACCTCATCTGCCTCAATCAGCAGGGCCTCAGGGTAACCTCACAGCCAAGTCCCCTGGGTCTTCATCTTCCCCCTTCCAGCAGGGTTCTCCGGGGACTCCTCCCATGATGGGTCAGGCCCAGCTAGGCCCGCGATCTATGGCCCCACAGGGTTTCCCTCAAGGGGTGGGCTCACCGGGCAGGGTGGTGATgggacagcagggtaacatgcaGCAAGGGTTCATAGGAATGCCCCAACATGGGCAACCTGGACCTCAGGTTCATCAAGGAGGAATGGGAG GCATGCCCAAACGTCTGCCCATGGGGTTCCCTAGCGTCTCAGGGAACCAGAACTTTGCCCAGGGTCAGGTGACTAGCGCCCCAGGAACCCCAGGGGGAGGAGCCAATCCCCAGCCCCAGAGCAGCCAGACTATGGCCCACACAG GAGCCCAGTCATCAGCCTCCACCCCCAACACCATGCAGGGTCCCTCACACTCCCAGCCCAATGTCATGGGCCTCCACAGTGGCATGGCTGGCCAGCCCCAAGGCACCAACTCCGGGCCCAGTATGAGCCAGCCCCAGCCAGGCCTCCAGTCCCAGATGATGGACCTCCAGGGCCAGCCCGTGTCCTCGTCCCCCAGCCAGATGGTTCAAGGTGGGGGTCAAGGGCAGACAGTCCTCTCTAGACCCCTCAACCCAGGGCAGAGAGGAGGCATGACCCCACCCAAACAGCTGATGCCACAGCAGGGCCAGGGCCAGATGATTGGAGGGCCGGGGCACCAGGCGATGCTcctacaacaacaacagcaaaacTCCATGATGGAACAGATGCAACAAATGCAAGGAAACAAGCAGGCGTTTGGGTTGAAAGGTCAAGCCGGGGTCATGCCAGGTCAGATGATGCGGGGTCCATCTCCTAACGTGCCCGGAAACATGGCTCAGTTCCAGCAGCCTCAGGTGGGCCAACAGCAGCAACAAATGACTCCGCAGCAGCAGCATCAACAGCAGCAGCAAATGGCTCAGCTCCAACAGTTGCAACAACTGCAGCTACAACAgctacaacagcagcagcagcagcagcagcaacaacaacagatgACCCAGCAGCAGCCCCAACAG GTCCCCATTGGCGGCAACCCCAACCAGGCCATGGGTATGCAGGGTCAACAGATGAGACTCCCCAGTGGTCATCCTCTGGTCCAACAGCAgctacagcagcagcagctccaacaaaaacaagccatgctgcaacagcagcagcaacaggcGGCGCAGCAACACCCACACGCTCTCGGGGACCCCAGCGGTGCTACAGGCGACATGGGCGGTGTCCAACAGATGCTCCCGGACATGCAGGTTCAGCAACAAGGCATGATGGGAATTGGAGTCCCTCAGCACATGCAGGTGGGCAATGGCCACTTCCCTGGTCATGGGATGAACTTCAACCCCCAGTTTGGGGGTCAGATGCCCATGGGAGGGCCGTGTGCTCAGGCAGGGGGGTTTCCAGTGAACAAGGATGTGACACTAACCAGTCCTCTCCTGGTCAACCTGCTTCAGAGTGACATCTCTGCCAGTCAGTTTGGGCCTGGGGGGAAGCAGGCGGCTGGAGGACCTGGCCAGGCTAAACCCAAGAAGAAGAAACCACCACGCAAGAAGAAGCCCAAAGTAGGGGAGGGACAGCAGCCGGTCGAGGGGCTAGG GGGTCTGGATGTGGGGGCTGGCCTGGAGGACCCGGAGCTGCCAGGGCTGAGTGGGGAACAGGGAGTGGGCATGGACCCTTCCGGACCCAAACTCTCAGACTTCACCAACAGGCCTGCAG GTTTCCCAGGTCAGCCTGGAGACCAGAGAGTCCTACAGCAGGTGCCCATGCAGTTcatgcagcagcaacagcagcagcagcaacagcaacaacaacagcagcaacaacaacaacagcagcaacaacaacaacagcagcaacaacaacagcagcagcaacaacaacagcagcagcaacaacaacagcagcagcagcagcaacagcagcagcagcagcagcagcaacaacaacagcagcagcatcaAATGCAGCATATGCAACAACAGCAAATGCAACAGCTGCAACAACAGCAAATGCAACAACTACAACAGCAGCAGATGCAGGGACTGCAGGTTCCTGCTGGACAGCAGCAGGGGGTGGCTGGAGCTCAGGGTCCGACTCAAGTCCAGCCACAGATGCACCCTCATCAgctacagcagcagcagcaacagcag CAGATGCTGATGATCATGAAGATGCAGCAGGAGCAGGCTAAGAGCCGGATGCCCCTCCCTCCAGGCGGGCAGCACCCCCCCAGGGGCATGTTGAATCCCGGGGAGGCCCAGAGGATACCTGGGTCCCAACAGGGCAACATGCCTGTCATGATCAACCTCCAGGGGCACGGAGGAGTGCCTCCCTCTCCAGACAAACCCAGAGGGATGCCCCTCATCGTCAATCCACAG ATGGCTGGGGCAGCCAGAAGGATGTCTCACCCCGaggcagggcagggtactggggctGAGGAGTCCCCTGGAGCAGCCAACTCCCTGCAAGACAGACCCGGGGGCCAGGAGATGGGGATGCCGCCTGGGAACGGAGCCCAACAGATGTTGGTGAACCAGGGCCCCAATACCCACATGATGAAGCAAGGCCCAGGCCCCTCGCCCCAGCACCCTGGAGCTAGCCCCCAGCAGCAGATGCCCCCTCAGCCCCAGCAGGTTGGCCCCATGCCAGGCCTCCACTTCCCTAATGTCCCCACAACTTCCCAGAGCTCCAGGCCCAAAACACCCAACCGAGCCAGTCCCAGGCCCTACCACCATCCTCTCACCCCAACCAATCGTCCTCCCAGCACTGAGCCCTCTGAGATCAACCTCTCCCCTGAGAGGCTGAATGCCTCCATCGCAGGCCTGTTCCCCCCCAAAATCAACATCCCTCTGCCCCCCAGGCAGCCCAACCTTAGCCGGGGCTTTGACCAGCAGGGTGGGCTCAACCCCACCACTCTCAAAGCCATAGGGCAGGCCCCTCCCAGCCTAACTCTGCCCAGCAACAACGGAAGTGGTGTAGGTAACTCTAACAACGGTCAGCAGTCTTTCCCTACAGGCAGTGGAGCTGCCAACTCGGGCCAGGGCAAACCGGACAAGCAGCCTGGAGGAGGTCAGGCTAAAAGGGCCAATCCCAGTAACGGCCGCAGATCCAGCCCTGCCTCCAGCCGCAAAGTCACTAACCCCAGCTCAGGGAGGCAGAAGTGGACCAAAATCACCCTCACATCCCCTTCTCACCAGCAACAAATGGTCAACCCCCAGACAGGGCAGACCATGATGCTGAGCCCCACCCCGGTGCCTCCTAGCCCAGTCACTCTCCCACCAGCGGCGGGGGTCGGCCTGGAGCCCCAGCAGATCCAGACCCCCTTCCAGGTGATGCAGGGTAACCCAGCTGAGATGCCCAGGGAAGGGCAGGGAATGGCAGGTGTAGAGCACCAGCAGATGCCCCAGCCTCTGAGGGAGCTCTCCGCCCCACGGATGGCTAGCCCCCGTGTAGCCACTCCTCAGGAGGCTaaagctgggctggagcagacagtGGCGATAGTGGCGAGGCAGCCTGTACAGAGCACTCCTCAGCAGGTGTCTGGATCTGAggcctctccttctctcaaccagctgctGGATAACGCAGCCACCCCCAGCGTGCATCCCAGGCCCACTCTAATTGCTCCAGCTGGGGATGCTGCCTGCAAGGAGAGCTCTAAAGCCTCCATAGTTTCAGAGAACCTATCCAGTGTTTTTCAGAGCTCGAATGCAGTGGCTACTGCTGCTGTGAACGATCCAGAAGCTAACCCCAAGCCTAGCTCAACCCCCAGCCCAAAACTCCCAAATCTAGTCGGTAATCCTAACCTGCAGCGCAATGCAAATACCAATCTGAATGCAAATCCCGGCCCTAGCCCCAATCTTAACCCAACTGACAGCCCCAACGTCAACTCTATCTCTAGCCCCAGCGCCAAGCCTAGCACCCCTAGCCCTAACTTAAACCCTACCATTACCCACAGCCCTACTCTAAACCCTACTCCTAGTTTTAGCGTCAGTGTGGGTGCCAGCGTCAGTCACAGTAGTCCCCTCCCCAACATTACCTCCAGCCCCAAACCTAACCCAAACCCTGCCATTAGCCCCAAACCAACCCCCAGCCCCAAACCTAACCCAAACCCTGCCATTAGCCCCAAACCAACCCCCAGCCCCAAACCTAACCCAAACCCTGCCATTAGCCCCAAACCTAACCCAAACCCTGCCGTTGGCCCCAAACCAACCCCCAGCCCTAAACCCTCGACCAATATCCCCACTGTCCTGCAGATCCCTGCATCATCTGCCACCATCTTCCCCAACCAGATCAGTTACACCCCAGCTCCCACCCCCCAGGCCCCCCCAGGTGTCATCTCCGCTATGGTGGCAATGCCCAAAAAGAACATCAGACCCCAGCAGTCCAGCCAGCAGAcccgtggcccccacccccagtTTATCACCACTCCTGTGTTTAACACCGGTACTCCCATCTTCCACGTCCCTACAGTGTCTGTGGCCCCCAACGCCACGGTAGTGTCCCAGCCGGTCACCATGGTAAAGCCCATACAGGTGTCCACCACTAACATCCAGCTCACTGCTGCTCCAACCCAGGCCCAAGCCCCGGCCTCGACTCAGGCTGCTGTGGTCAGTGTGGCTAGCTACCAGCCTGCCCGAACGCTAGTTGGGCAGGTCCAGATGGCCACTAGACGTGCTTCCCCTGTCCCTGTTAGTACTCTGCCTCGACCTCAGCAGCAAAAGCCTGGCAATCCCAAGTCGGAGACCCCGGGTGAAGCGCCCCCTGGCCAGAAATTGAGCCCACCAGTTGGGCAGCCATCACCCCATCCCAGCCTCTCTCCCACAGCCTTGGCGTCTGCCTCGTCTTCCGTCCAACAGCCCCTAGCGTCCCCTCCTCCATGCTCCAGTCCTGGTGCCCCAGCCAGCGCCCGGAAGAGCCCTATGTCCCCCCCCTTGCCTGCCGAGGGAAAGCCTGCCCAGGGAAAGCCTGCCGAGGGAAAGCCTGCCCAGGCTTCTGGCTCTGCACCACCAGTGGGTAATCGACCAGACTACCAGCAGGTTGCTGAAGCACGGGCTGCCCAACCTTTAGAGGGGACTTCCCAGCCCCAGAGGGGGCCGAACTGGGCTGTGCCCCCTCACGCCTTCCCTCCACCCCCTGCATCTGTCATCCAGACTCGGACCACAGTGTCTGGAGCACAGACTCGGACCACAGTGTCTGGAGCACAGACTCGGACCACAGCTGCTGCTGTTCCTCTGAAAGTCACCACTCCTCCAGTATCAGCGCCAACTCCTGTCCTTGCTCAATCTGCTGCACCAGCCCAGTCCTGTCTTCCtgcctctactactaccacccctcccccagtGTCAGTCCCTGTCACCACCCGAACCTCTACTACTGCCCCTGTTCCTACCCCTGCTACGTCTCTCCCTGCTCCTTCTTCAGCCTCAGTCCCAAGTccatccccatccacctctcctgTTGCTGCCGCCCCTGGACCCCCCGGTCCCTCCCCAGCCATATCCTCCCTAGTGGCCCCTACCCCTACTGGGGCTCAGCCTGCCCCCACAGCCATGGAGcctcccagccagccagccccacTAGAGCCCCCAGCACTTGCAGGCAACACCCCAG TGTCAGTCCAACCTGAACCTCTACAGCAAGAGGAGCCTGTTGCTACGGAGAAGACTG CAGAAGTTGCCACAGTAACCGAGCAAGG ATGGGCAAAGAAAAGAAAGACTCCCGTCAACTTAGTCCCAAG GGCTGCTGTGGAGAAGCCGAAAGGTCCCAGCAGACGGAGCTCGCGGGCTGaaaaggaggtggaggaggaaacGGTGGCAGACGGCGTGCAGAGGAAGAGACCAGCCAGGCCTGGAGCCAGCGCTATGGTTGCTGCTAAAG AAACCGGTGCCAGTCCTACCCAGGCTAAGAGAAGGAAGTCTAAATGA